A single region of the Halomicroarcula saliterrae genome encodes:
- a CDS encoding type II/IV secretion system ATPase subunit has translation MTDHGRAKPSDELRQIAARRPHLRDHLKKFKQITGEFPMLIDEADGEYESDRPNVLYPVGGPIFCHVYGDIGQDTKYYAIEPELDEDEGVVFDKVRNRLLQKSVNKPAPESESEYDDRIEELLQETTRIRDEDSDSGVLTRLQNITDVGSVEVTQSTYENILYRLNRDIVGLGPLEPVMRDPANEDIHVIGRSECHVDHGVYGMLQTTVEWQTEEAFDQWLRNMGERMGDPVSDSDPIVDSTLPDGSRLNLIYSDDVSLKGPSLTIRQGDEIPLSIFQITKWMTLSPELAAYLWLCLENEQTVFVVGETASGKTTTLNAITSFIPDDAKIYTAEDTAEVLPPHNTWQQLLTREGEDEGTSIDMFDLVAAALRSRPDYIIVGEVRGEEGRMAFQAAQTGHPVMLTFHASDIVSMIQRFTGEPINVPETFMDVADVALFQNRVKQGDNVLRRVTSVQEIEGYSKEMDGVVTRQVFNWDPVEDEIVFQGMNNSFVLEEQIATLLGYEDTRDIYDDLQFRANMIERAIQEGIVGYHEVNDFISDFQRDGVEGIPFNISRPD, from the coding sequence ATGACCGACCACGGACGCGCGAAACCGTCGGACGAACTGCGACAGATAGCGGCTCGCCGACCCCACCTCCGGGACCACCTGAAGAAGTTCAAGCAGATCACCGGCGAGTTCCCGATGCTCATCGACGAGGCCGACGGCGAGTACGAGTCCGACCGACCCAACGTCCTCTACCCGGTCGGTGGCCCCATCTTCTGTCACGTCTACGGCGACATCGGGCAGGACACGAAATACTACGCCATCGAGCCCGAACTGGACGAAGACGAGGGCGTCGTCTTCGACAAGGTCCGCAACCGCCTCCTCCAGAAGAGCGTCAACAAGCCCGCCCCCGAGAGCGAGTCCGAGTACGACGACCGCATCGAGGAGCTCCTCCAGGAGACGACCCGCATTCGCGACGAGGACAGCGACAGCGGCGTCCTCACCCGCCTCCAGAACATCACCGACGTGGGCAGCGTCGAGGTCACCCAGTCGACCTACGAGAACATCCTCTACCGGCTGAACCGCGACATCGTCGGCCTCGGTCCGCTGGAGCCGGTGATGCGCGACCCGGCCAACGAGGACATCCACGTCATCGGCCGCAGCGAGTGCCACGTCGACCACGGCGTCTACGGCATGCTCCAGACCACTGTCGAGTGGCAAACCGAGGAGGCGTTCGACCAGTGGCTGCGCAACATGGGCGAACGGATGGGCGACCCCGTCTCCGACTCCGACCCCATCGTCGACTCGACGCTGCCGGACGGCTCCCGTCTGAACCTCATCTACTCCGACGACGTGAGCCTGAAAGGCCCTTCACTCACCATCCGGCAGGGCGACGAGATCCCCCTCTCCATCTTCCAGATCACGAAGTGGATGACCCTCTCGCCCGAGCTGGCGGCGTATCTCTGGCTCTGTCTGGAGAACGAACAGACCGTCTTCGTGGTCGGCGAGACCGCGTCCGGGAAGACCACGACGCTGAACGCCATCACCTCGTTCATCCCCGACGACGCCAAGATATACACCGCGGAGGACACCGCCGAGGTCCTGCCGCCCCACAACACGTGGCAGCAACTGCTGACCCGTGAGGGCGAGGACGAGGGCACGAGCATCGACATGTTCGACCTCGTCGCCGCCGCGCTGCGGTCCCGTCCCGACTACATCATCGTGGGCGAGGTCCGTGGCGAGGAGGGGCGGATGGCGTTCCAGGCCGCCCAGACCGGCCACCCCGTCATGCTGACCTTCCACGCGAGCGACATCGTCTCGATGATTCAGCGCTTCACCGGCGAGCCCATCAACGTCCCCGAGACGTTCATGGACGTGGCCGACGTGGCGCTGTTCCAGAACCGCGTCAAGCAGGGCGACAACGTGCTTCGCCGCGTCACCAGCGTCCAGGAGATAGAGGGCTACTCCAAGGAGATGGACGGTGTCGTCACCCGGCAGGTGTTCAACTGGGACCCAGTCGAGGACGAGATCGTCTTTCAGGGCATGAACAACTCCTTCGTGCTCGAAGAACAGATCGCGACGCTGCTGGGGTACGAGGACACTCGCGACATCTACGACGACCTCCAGTTCCGCGCGAACATGATAGAGCGCGCGATTCAGGAGGGTATCGTCGGCTACCACGAAGTCAACGATTTCATCTCGGACTTCCAGCGCGACGGCGTCGAAGGAATCCCGTTCAACATCTCCAGACCCGACTGA
- the flaJ gene encoding archaellar assembly protein FlaJ, with the protein MAQSEADSGIELTISETVQGLVESYRQMTIPLERYLFFILVPSVVFFLLSTVAALLLDLPMMIRAPIPLLGFLAMASAVFYPKILLSQRKRELNNRFHLMITHMTVLATTKIDRMEVFRTLAKEDEYGELAMEMHRIVQLVDTWNQSLDDACRRRAKEVPSDAFSDFLDRLAYTLGAGQSLEDYLLSEQEQIIQHYTTVYRSSLDSLEVMKDLYLSMILSMTFALVFAVVLPVLTGTNPTMTVSAVIVMYIFVQTGFYLAIRSMAPYDPVWFHPEEYPSPTEERLDKSMYAGVGLSTVLLFVTVGGMFGVSPIALEDIFFFLDSVPLPFYAVVPITPMLIPGIVFRQEEGKVKDRDGEFPSFIRALGATEGAKQSTTGQVLRTLRKKDFGSLTPNINDLYKRLNMRIEPTAAWRFFTADCRSYLIQTFSEMYLIGREMGGSPKQLGELIAANMNQVLQLRQKRKQATTTMVGLLYGITAASTFAFFIGLQVVNILAEMSLDLNAGSRLDVNSLINTSVYNIPLIEFLLVVIIMFSAMLSALMIRTIDGGHKANTYLHFVLLAWIGGITGTFTKWLVTQFLQI; encoded by the coding sequence ATGGCCCAGAGCGAGGCGGACAGCGGCATCGAACTGACCATCTCCGAGACCGTTCAGGGACTGGTCGAGTCGTACCGCCAGATGACGATTCCCCTGGAGCGGTACCTCTTTTTCATCCTCGTCCCCTCCGTCGTGTTCTTCCTCCTCTCGACGGTGGCGGCGCTGTTGCTCGACCTGCCGATGATGATTCGAGCGCCCATCCCGCTGCTTGGCTTTCTGGCCATGGCCTCCGCGGTTTTCTACCCCAAGATACTGCTCTCCCAGCGCAAGCGCGAGCTCAACAACCGGTTCCACCTCATGATCACCCACATGACGGTGCTGGCGACGACGAAAATCGACCGGATGGAGGTGTTCCGCACGCTCGCAAAGGAGGACGAGTACGGCGAACTCGCCATGGAGATGCACCGCATCGTCCAGCTCGTCGACACGTGGAACCAGAGCCTCGACGACGCCTGTCGCCGCCGGGCCAAGGAGGTGCCGAGCGACGCCTTCTCGGACTTCCTCGACCGGCTCGCCTACACGCTCGGGGCCGGTCAGTCCCTCGAAGACTACCTGCTGTCCGAACAGGAGCAGATTATCCAGCACTACACGACGGTGTACCGGAGCTCGCTGGACAGTCTGGAGGTCATGAAGGACCTCTATCTGTCGATGATCCTCTCGATGACGTTCGCGCTGGTCTTTGCCGTCGTGCTCCCCGTCCTGACCGGCACGAACCCGACGATGACTGTCAGCGCCGTTATCGTGATGTACATCTTCGTCCAGACCGGCTTCTACCTCGCCATCCGCTCGATGGCCCCCTACGACCCGGTGTGGTTCCACCCCGAGGAGTACCCCTCGCCCACCGAGGAGCGCCTCGACAAGTCGATGTACGCCGGCGTCGGCCTCTCGACGGTCCTCCTGTTCGTCACCGTCGGGGGGATGTTCGGCGTTTCGCCCATCGCGCTCGAAGACATCTTTTTCTTCCTCGACAGCGTCCCCCTCCCGTTCTACGCCGTCGTTCCCATCACCCCGATGCTCATCCCCGGCATCGTCTTCCGGCAGGAAGAGGGGAAAGTCAAGGACCGCGACGGGGAGTTCCCCAGCTTCATCCGTGCGCTGGGGGCCACCGAAGGGGCGAAACAGTCTACTACCGGGCAGGTGCTTCGCACGCTCCGCAAGAAGGACTTCGGCTCGCTGACCCCGAACATCAACGACCTCTACAAACGGCTCAACATGCGCATCGAACCGACCGCTGCGTGGCGCTTTTTCACCGCCGACTGTCGCTCCTATCTCATCCAGACGTTCTCCGAGATGTACCTCATCGGCCGCGAGATGGGTGGCTCGCCCAAACAGCTCGGCGAGCTCATCGCCGCGAACATGAACCAGGTGCTGCAGTTGCGCCAGAAGCGCAAACAGGCGACGACGACGATGGTGGGTCTGCTGTACGGGATTACGGCCGCCTCGACGTTCGCCTTCTTCATCGGCCTGCAGGTCGTCAACATCCTCGCCGAGATGTCACTGGACCTCAACGCCGGCAGCCGGCTCGACGTCAACTCCCTCATCAACACCAGCGTCTACAACATCCCGCTCATCGAGTTCCTGCTCGTCGTCATCATCATGTTCTCGGCCATGCTGTCGGCGCTGATGATCCGGACCATCGACGGCGGCCACAAGGCAAACACCTATCTGCACTTCGTCCTGCTCGCCTGGATCGGCGGTATCACGGGGACCTTCACCAAGTGGCTGGTGACGCAGTTTCTGCAAATCTGA
- a CDS encoding flagellar protein G has product MASVSVSHLILFIASMMIAASVAGVFTSSIGQLSGAISEQGLDVSQDVRTDVEVISDSGSDAIYDSGNITLYVKNTGTERLAADPGQMDVLVDGQFVTAYEVTRADGNGAWQPGTVVRVEIAQSLDPGDHRVQLTVNNDEEVFEFRL; this is encoded by the coding sequence GTGGCGAGCGTCTCGGTCTCCCATCTCATCCTGTTTATCGCCTCGATGATGATCGCCGCGAGCGTCGCCGGCGTGTTCACCAGCAGCATCGGACAGCTGAGCGGCGCGATATCGGAGCAGGGGCTCGACGTCAGTCAGGACGTGCGGACCGACGTGGAGGTGATTTCCGACAGCGGCAGCGACGCGATCTACGACAGCGGCAACATCACGCTGTACGTGAAAAACACCGGCACGGAACGGCTGGCCGCCGACCCCGGACAGATGGACGTGCTCGTCGACGGCCAGTTCGTCACGGCCTACGAGGTGACGAGGGCCGACGGGAACGGGGCCTGGCAGCCCGGGACCGTCGTCCGCGTCGAGATAGCACAGTCGCTGGACCCGGGTGACCACCGCGTCCAGCTCACCGTCAACAACGACGAGGAGGTGTTCGAGTTCCGCCTATGA
- a CDS encoding ATPase domain-containing protein, translating to MSLASTDLFSLGLDDHDRLNKELGGGIPPGSIILVEGDYGAGKSAMSQRFTYGLCQEGHDVTYLSTELTVGSFLDQMHSLSYDMVDHILDENVLFLHADIGDSNTFSGTDEPQERKELLRRLMEAEVMWDADVVVIDTFDAILRNDPKFEALVRNNDERQAALEIISYFRDIISEGKCIMITVDPSTLDEEAIGPFRAIADVFIELEMIEVGNDTRRQINVLRFAGMGEQVGDTIGFSVRSGTGIVIESRSVA from the coding sequence ATGAGTCTCGCAAGTACCGACCTGTTCTCGCTCGGACTGGACGACCACGACCGACTGAACAAGGAACTCGGCGGCGGCATTCCGCCGGGGAGCATCATCCTCGTCGAGGGCGACTACGGCGCCGGGAAGTCCGCGATGAGCCAGCGGTTCACGTACGGGCTCTGCCAGGAGGGCCACGACGTGACCTACCTCTCGACGGAGCTCACCGTCGGCAGCTTCCTCGACCAGATGCACTCGCTGTCGTACGATATGGTCGACCACATACTCGACGAGAACGTCCTCTTCCTGCACGCCGATATCGGGGACTCGAACACGTTCTCCGGTACCGACGAGCCACAGGAGCGAAAGGAGCTACTCCGCCGGCTGATGGAAGCCGAGGTGATGTGGGACGCCGACGTCGTCGTCATCGACACCTTCGACGCCATCCTCCGGAACGACCCCAAGTTCGAGGCGCTGGTCCGCAACAACGACGAACGCCAGGCGGCCCTGGAGATAATCTCGTATTTCAGGGACATCATCTCGGAAGGCAAGTGCATCATGATAACCGTCGACCCGTCGACGCTGGACGAGGAGGCCATCGGCCCGTTCCGCGCAATCGCCGACGTGTTCATCGAACTGGAGATGATCGAGGTCGGCAACGACACCCGCCGCCAGATTAACGTCCTCCGGTTTGCCGGGATGGGCGAACAGGTCGGTGACACCATCGGGTTCTCGGTGCGGTCGGGCACCGGCATCGTCATCGAATCGCGGAGCGTCGCATAG